Proteins encoded by one window of Methanobacterium sp. Maddingley MBC34:
- a CDS encoding ABC-type transport system, involved in lipoprotein release, permease component (PFAM: Predicted permease), protein MDLYKLALNNIRRRKLRSALTMLGIIIGAAMLMVLLGLTAGTTTAIKDETNAYMYDIAISPESTSGSYLMDSQTISKVENLSNLHDFREVTAFSEDMNSTKLFFEGVNNWKDAKIINGTQGVVVNQVAVEKLGYGIGSKITVKGKELTVTGISKEAQAPYVYIDQTTARQMAGDQVAVIYASTDGDPKTVADQVKKQVSGVSVETKSDKVKEIQEMTDQALLFMGFIASVALLVGIISVINTMLISVMERTRELGVLKAIGFTNWEIKGSILFESGLLGFFGGVIGVILGIIGIYGVANALKLADYIPGMMPIWLILGVIAGATILSVLAGLYPATKASKLQVVEALRND, encoded by the coding sequence ATGGATCTCTACAAATTAGCTTTAAATAACATTAGAAGAAGAAAACTCAGAAGTGCCCTGACCATGCTAGGGATAATTATTGGCGCGGCCATGCTCATGGTGCTTTTGGGGTTAACTGCCGGGACAACCACGGCTATTAAGGATGAAACAAATGCTTACATGTATGATATAGCAATTTCTCCAGAATCTACCTCTGGATCCTATTTAATGGATAGTCAAACCATATCCAAGGTGGAGAACCTGTCCAATCTTCACGATTTCCGGGAGGTTACTGCTTTTTCAGAGGATATGAATAGCACTAAACTGTTTTTCGAGGGAGTAAATAACTGGAAGGATGCTAAAATAATAAATGGAACGCAAGGTGTTGTAGTTAACCAGGTAGCCGTTGAAAAGTTAGGTTATGGAATTGGAAGTAAAATAACAGTCAAAGGCAAGGAATTAACTGTGACTGGAATATCTAAAGAAGCACAGGCGCCTTACGTTTACATAGACCAGACAACAGCCAGGCAAATGGCTGGTGATCAGGTAGCTGTTATTTATGCCAGTACTGATGGAGACCCAAAAACCGTTGCTGATCAGGTTAAAAAACAGGTAAGTGGAGTTTCAGTGGAAACCAAATCAGATAAGGTGAAGGAAATCCAGGAAATGACTGATCAGGCCCTGCTCTTCATGGGATTTATAGCCAGTGTTGCCCTGCTGGTGGGAATCATCAGTGTGATCAACACCATGCTGATCAGTGTCATGGAACGAACCAGGGAACTGGGAGTATTAAAAGCCATTGGGTTCACTAACTGGGAAATAAAAGGAAGCATACTCTTTGAATCCGGCCTTTTAGGATTTTTCGGAGGAGTTATAGGTGTAATCCTGGGAATTATTGGAATATACGGGGTTGCCAATGCACTGAAATTAGCTGACTATATTCCTGGAATGATGCCAATATGGTTAATTTTAGGAGTTATTGCTGGCGCTACCATTTTAAGCGTACTAGCAGGACTTTACCCAGCCACTAAAGCTTCAAAACTACAGGTTGTGGAGGCGTTAAGGAATGACTAA